A single region of the Salipaludibacillus sp. LMS25 genome encodes:
- a CDS encoding Imm30 family immunity protein, translating into MDVKAELKRVYTNRLLQSQKEMSEFEEALSNLIALGDVSIIDELCMAFDDDTEQHEIMFRLIHGIERLYRVDVEEGLYLIASVVPSVIDRAREWMEFLHYRILNHEQVRRVYGSMLSKLDDKRKEIVINLLKDIKSKDPAMFGDFVDEVLNMSS; encoded by the coding sequence ACCAATCGACTTTTACAGTCCCAAAAAGAAATGTCTGAATTTGAAGAAGCATTAAGCAATCTCATTGCTTTGGGAGATGTATCAATTATTGATGAATTATGTATGGCTTTTGACGATGATACAGAGCAACATGAAATAATGTTCAGATTAATCCATGGGATAGAGCGCCTTTATAGAGTGGATGTTGAAGAAGGGTTGTACCTAATCGCTTCAGTTGTTCCAAGCGTTATTGATAGAGCAAGAGAATGGATGGAATTTTTACATTACAGAATTTTAAATCATGAACAAGTACGAAGAGTGTATGGGAGCATGCTTTCTAAGCTAGATGATAAGAGAAAAGAAATAGTCATAAATTTATTAAAAGACATAAAAAGTAAAGATCCAGCTATGTTTGGCGATTTTGTTGATGAAGTATTAAACATGTCATCTTGA
- a CDS encoding peptidoglycan-binding protein, translating to MSISVDNLFRPQTKGASVKGLQTELNRQFNRGLTVDGVFGSKTRRACVTVRQGARGNITWILQAILHCKGTSPGAVDGIFGAKTRSAVRTFQRQNNLQVEGIAGP from the coding sequence TTGAGTATATCAGTAGATAACCTGTTTCGCCCTCAAACAAAAGGGGCGTCAGTTAAAGGACTACAAACAGAACTGAATAGACAGTTTAACCGTGGACTTACTGTCGATGGTGTTTTTGGCTCTAAAACACGTAGAGCATGTGTAACAGTACGCCAAGGAGCAAGAGGAAACATCACGTGGATTCTTCAAGCCATCCTGCATTGTAAAGGAACGAGTCCAGGAGCTGTAGACGGGATCTTCGGAGCCAAAACAAGAAGCGCCGTCCGTACTTTCCAACGACAAAATAATTTACAAGTGGAGGGGATTGCGGGACCTTAG